GGCACCATTGACCAACTGCTTGAGATGGAGTGGATCCGACTGGGCCGCCGTCGCATGACACCAGGCCGTCCGGTGACATTCGTCGTAACGCCTGAGTTTCTGGATCATTTCGGGCTGGAAAACGCCCGTGACCTGCCGGGCCTGAAGGAGTTGCGCGCAGCCGGATTGTTGGAGAATCGCCCACCCCCTGGTGCTGTGCCGCTGGGCGAAGGGCAGGGTGATGACGAGGACGAAGATCAAACCGAACTGTTCGAAGAAGAGTGATCGGACAGCCCTTTTATTGCCGCAGATCCCGCCTATCATAGGGTGCAGGAAACGGAGTTGAGCCAATGAATGCCAATCGGATCATCGATATGATCGTGCGCCGGGTGATGCGTCGCCTGGTGAACCACGGTGTGGACAAGGGTATTGATATGGCCAGCAAGGTGGGCCGCAAACCGGGTCAGTCTGATGTTGAGAATGGCCCCGAGGCGGATCGCCAGATGCGCGATGCGACCAAGCGCCAAAATCAAAGCGCAAAGCAGATGCGTCAGGTGTCGCGTCAGATGCGTCGGTTCATGAAGTTCTGAAACTCAGCCCACAGCTTTGAAATGCTTGGACAGTTTCAGGCCTTGACCCTGATAGTTCGAGGCAATCCCAGCACCATATAGCTGTGTCGGCATTTCTGCCATCTTCTCATAAACCAGGCGCCCGACGACTTGTCCGTGTTCCAACACAAATGGCGCTTCGTGGCAGCGCACTTCCAGCACCCCGCGTGATCCAGCGCCGCCTGCTTCGGCATGTCCAAAGCCCGGGTCAAAGAATCCGGCGTAATGTACCCGGAACTCGCCGACCATAGCCAGATAAGGGGCCATTTCAGCAGCATACATTGGCGGGATATGCACCGCTTCGCGGCTGACGAGAATGTAGAACGCGCCGGGGTCGAGGATGATGCGACCATCCTTGGTATGCACCTCTTCCCAGTATTCCTGCGGGTCGTATTCGCCGATCCGATCCAGATCGATCACCCCGGTATGGGGCTTGGCACGATAGCCGACCAGATCGGTATCGGGCAGTTGCAGATCGACCGAAAACCCCAACCCGTCCTGAATGACGGCTGGCCCATCAACCAACGGCGTTTGACCATGCAACGCGTTCAGCTCGGCGTCGCTCAGTACTGCCTGACCTTTGCGGAAACGGATCTGATTCAGACGCATTCCGGGGCGCACCAGAACCGAGAACGATCGCGGGCAGATCTCGGCATAAAGCGGACCTGTGTAGCCTGCGGGAACCCGATCAAACTCGGTTCCGCCATCGGTGATCGTGCGCGTGAGCAAGTCGAGCCGCCCGGTCGAGCTTTTGGCATTGGCCACCGCACTGACGTCATCGGGCAGGGCGAGCGATTCCATCAGCGGCACCAGATAGACACAGCCCTTTTCCAGAACAGCGCCTTCAGTGATGTCGATGCGGTGCATCTCAAACTCGGCCAGCCGGTCTGCGACAGAACGCCCTTCGCCCGCCAGAAAGGACGCGCGCACCCGGTAAGCCACTGTTCCCAAACGTAGATCAAGGC
The Ruegeria sp. SCSIO 43209 genome window above contains:
- a CDS encoding 2'-deoxycytidine 5'-triphosphate deaminase; this encodes MTGVCPNQQLEAMIARGEIAASPDIIPAQVQPASLDLRLGTVAYRVRASFLAGEGRSVADRLAEFEMHRIDITEGAVLEKGCVYLVPLMESLALPDDVSAVANAKSSTGRLDLLTRTITDGGTEFDRVPAGYTGPLYAEICPRSFSVLVRPGMRLNQIRFRKGQAVLSDAELNALHGQTPLVDGPAVIQDGLGFSVDLQLPDTDLVGYRAKPHTGVIDLDRIGEYDPQEYWEEVHTKDGRIILDPGAFYILVSREAVHIPPMYAAEMAPYLAMVGEFRVHYAGFFDPGFGHAEAGGAGSRGVLEVRCHEAPFVLEHGQVVGRLVYEKMAEMPTQLYGAGIASNYQGQGLKLSKHFKAVG